A genomic stretch from Desulfolutivibrio sulfodismutans DSM 3696 includes:
- a CDS encoding chemotaxis protein CheW → MLFVVFTADGNRYALPVGCVREITPVVVFREFPGAPGYVRGIMNYRGEVAPVIDLTVLLAGRPSRRLLSTRIIVTDHAGADGQAHALGLVAEQVTDTAMAAPGDVQPPGIEVESAPYLTGLILDRQGLVQVVDPARILPMSLRETLFCAAREAPEAREAPEAADAP, encoded by the coding sequence ATGCTTTTCGTGGTCTTCACGGCGGACGGCAACCGCTACGCCCTGCCTGTCGGGTGCGTCAGGGAAATCACGCCCGTGGTGGTCTTCCGGGAGTTTCCCGGCGCGCCCGGGTACGTGCGCGGGATCATGAATTACCGGGGGGAGGTCGCACCGGTGATCGACCTGACCGTCCTTCTGGCCGGGCGGCCGTCCCGGCGGCTTTTATCCACGCGCATCATCGTGACCGACCATGCCGGGGCTGACGGCCAGGCCCACGCCCTGGGGCTGGTGGCCGAGCAGGTCACGGACACGGCCATGGCCGCGCCCGGGGACGTGCAACCGCCGGGCATCGAGGTGGAGTCCGCCCCGTACCTGACCGGCCTCATCCTGGACCGGCAGGGGCTCGTCCAGGTGGTGGACCCGGCCAGAATCCTGCCCATGTCCCTGCGCGAGACCCTGTTTTGCGCCGCCCGGGAGGCCCCGGAGGCCAGGGAAGCCCCGGAGGCTGCAGATGCGCCTTGA
- a CDS encoding methyl-accepting chemotaxis protein gives MSIQKKIILGISVLFVVATAACVLVSTWFFRETIMGQFEEKAEMMLYSMKAVRAHMGSVIRPEANKFIREDDFIAELQSTSFTAKGVFRKIDEKRRHGFNFKTASIKPRNPANAATPLDAEIIATLEDMNAKGLDPIWKGVREIDGVKNFIVAAGEVNKPECERCHSVPEAAPRGLREKYPPAEDRSYGRVTGRIESAEIVEVPIDSMAEDVRTMDAAIVSSAGLALVMVLGVVALALRHLFRPLAHLTGVAAKIADGDIRAAAADLACTGSQCGREDAKEADVTHRLTQAFRKMAASLNSLIGLVQQSGIQVTTSSTEIAASARQIEAAAAEQVASTTQVAETSRQIAATSHGILASMGEVSRAVADAAGMAGDSRRGLALMEESMRKLVDSTAFVSSKLAVISDKANTIGAVVTAINKVADQTNLLSLNAAIEAEKAGEYGRGFSVVAREIRRLADQTAAAALDIEGMVGQMQSAVSVEVMEMDKFSEEVRRGVAEVAEVGKSLGLIIDRVGELEPSFATVKAGMLGQSEDAGRISEAMAQLTEAAVQTRDSLQEFNRAAGQLNEAVRGLQDEVRRFRVG, from the coding sequence ATGAGCATTCAGAAAAAAATCATCCTGGGCATTTCAGTGCTGTTTGTCGTCGCCACGGCGGCCTGCGTCCTGGTCTCCACCTGGTTTTTTCGCGAAACCATCATGGGGCAGTTCGAGGAAAAGGCCGAGATGATGTTGTACTCCATGAAGGCTGTCCGGGCGCATATGGGTTCTGTCATCCGTCCGGAGGCGAACAAGTTCATCCGCGAGGACGATTTCATCGCCGAACTCCAGTCCACCTCGTTCACGGCCAAGGGCGTCTTTCGCAAGATCGACGAAAAACGCCGCCACGGCTTCAATTTCAAGACCGCCTCCATCAAGCCCAGAAATCCGGCCAATGCGGCGACCCCGCTTGACGCCGAGATCATCGCCACCCTTGAAGACATGAACGCAAAAGGGCTGGACCCCATCTGGAAGGGCGTGCGGGAGATCGACGGGGTCAAAAATTTCATTGTCGCCGCCGGGGAGGTGAACAAACCTGAATGCGAACGCTGCCACAGCGTGCCCGAGGCGGCCCCGCGCGGCCTGCGGGAGAAGTATCCCCCGGCGGAGGATCGGTCCTACGGGCGCGTCACCGGCAGGATCGAGTCCGCCGAGATCGTGGAGGTGCCCATAGACTCCATGGCCGAGGATGTCCGCACCATGGACGCGGCCATCGTGTCTTCGGCCGGGCTGGCCCTGGTCATGGTCCTTGGTGTGGTGGCCCTGGCCCTGCGCCATCTGTTCAGGCCCCTGGCGCACCTGACCGGCGTGGCCGCGAAGATCGCCGACGGCGACATCAGGGCCGCAGCGGCCGATCTGGCGTGCACCGGGTCGCAGTGCGGCCGGGAGGACGCCAAGGAGGCCGACGTCACCCACCGGCTGACCCAGGCCTTCCGGAAAATGGCCGCCAGCCTGAACTCGCTCATCGGGCTGGTGCAGCAGTCCGGAATCCAGGTGACCACCTCCTCCACGGAGATCGCGGCCTCGGCCCGCCAGATCGAGGCCGCCGCCGCCGAACAGGTGGCCTCCACCACCCAGGTGGCCGAGACCAGCCGCCAGATCGCGGCCACGTCGCACGGCATCCTGGCCTCCATGGGCGAGGTCAGCCGGGCCGTGGCCGACGCGGCAGGCATGGCCGGGGACAGCAGGCGGGGCCTGGCGCTTATGGAGGAGTCCATGCGCAAGCTGGTGGATTCCACGGCCTTTGTCTCCTCCAAGCTGGCGGTCATAAGCGACAAGGCCAACACCATCGGCGCGGTGGTCACGGCCATCAACAAGGTGGCCGACCAGACCAACCTCCTGTCCTTAAACGCCGCCATCGAGGCCGAAAAGGCCGGGGAGTACGGCCGGGGCTTCTCCGTGGTGGCCCGGGAGATCCGGCGGCTGGCGGACCAGACCGCGGCGGCCGCCCTGGACATTGAGGGCATGGTCGGCCAGATGCAGTCCGCCGTGTCCGTCGAGGTCATGGAGATGGACAAGTTTTCCGAGGAGGTCCGGCGCGGCGTGGCCGAGGTAGCCGAGGTGGGCAAAAGCCTGGGGCTGATCATCGACCGGGTGGGGGAACTCGAACCCAGTTTCGCCACGGTCAAAGCCGGCATGCTCGGCCAGTCCGAGGACGCCGGGCGCATCAGCGAGGCCATGGCCCAATTGACCGAGGCGGCGGTCCAGACCCGCGATTCCCTCCAGGAATTCAACCGGGCGGCAGGCCAGCTCAACGAGGCGGTTCGCGGCCTTCAGGACGAAGTGCGCCGCTTCAGGGTCGGGTAG
- a CDS encoding methyl-accepting chemotaxis protein, with product MRLHALFAALTMKAKLIAMVAVAAVLPVVMAVGTAVVTDTTVAKTMTEELENMIRDNLSQIARDVYGLARSTNYFLEDEVRESAVVAAEYVATLGGFSLGVEKSVWEVAPEESSQSKVRLELPELLAGGAWVGQNTSKDEHSLVVDDVKRLTGEECTIYQRMNADGDMLRVASSIIRPDGLRSGVGVYIPAKNASEGMSSLIATVLKGETFRGKVYVQGMDYMVEYAPIRDFRGDIIGMMGVGLAVEEMKSLRRAVMETKVGKTGYVWVLGGKGRDRGRYLISKDGAQDGQSVWDARDAEGRYFVHGMVERVMAAPPGEVVFAHYLWQNPGDSAPRRKVAALVYYAPWDWVIGASMYEDDYFGVREKILSSLGAFRTSLIGGGVLVLAVIIPLAVYTGTRLTRPIETITAISQKIAAGDLHGADADFKEFTQDCLGKTVEEIDDPGAELPASETGRLIFSIRRMTRNLTSLVRQVRESGIQVTASATQIAASAKEVEATVTEQAASTSEVNAVSSQISSTSVELVGTLQDVGRSVAEAGAMAGQGREGLAGMEGAMRHLMDSTAFVSSKLAVISDKANTIGAVVTAINKVADQTNLLSLNAAIEAEKAGEYGRGFSVVAREIRRLADQTAAAALDIEGMVGQMQSAVSAEVMEMDKFSEEVRRGVMEVAAISARFGEIIAGVQALSPRFATVEEGMRTQSLGAGQISEAMGQLTVAAGQTKDSIMEFNHAAKRLNEAVQGLQGEVSKFRLEA from the coding sequence ATGAGACTGCACGCCCTGTTCGCCGCCCTGACCATGAAGGCCAAACTCATCGCCATGGTCGCTGTCGCGGCCGTTTTGCCCGTGGTCATGGCCGTGGGAACCGCCGTGGTCACGGATACCACGGTGGCGAAGACCATGACCGAGGAACTGGAGAACATGATCAGGGACAACCTCTCCCAGATCGCCCGGGACGTGTACGGCCTGGCCCGTTCCACCAACTATTTCCTGGAGGACGAGGTCCGGGAAAGCGCCGTGGTGGCTGCGGAATACGTCGCCACCCTGGGAGGGTTCAGCCTGGGCGTGGAAAAGTCGGTCTGGGAGGTGGCCCCCGAGGAGTCTTCCCAGTCCAAGGTTCGCCTGGAACTTCCCGAACTCCTGGCCGGCGGGGCCTGGGTCGGACAGAACACCAGCAAGGACGAGCACTCGCTGGTGGTGGACGACGTCAAAAGGCTCACGGGCGAGGAATGCACGATCTACCAGCGCATGAACGCGGACGGCGACATGCTGCGGGTGGCCAGCTCGATCATCCGTCCCGACGGCCTCCGTTCCGGCGTGGGGGTGTACATCCCGGCCAAAAACGCCTCCGAGGGGATGTCCTCCCTGATCGCAACCGTTCTCAAGGGGGAGACCTTCCGCGGCAAGGTGTACGTCCAGGGGATGGACTACATGGTCGAATACGCGCCCATCCGCGATTTCCGGGGCGACATCATCGGCATGATGGGGGTGGGGCTGGCCGTGGAGGAGATGAAGAGCCTGCGCCGGGCCGTCATGGAAACCAAGGTGGGCAAGACGGGCTACGTCTGGGTTCTGGGCGGCAAGGGCCGGGACCGGGGGCGTTACCTGATCTCCAAGGATGGGGCGCAGGATGGCCAGAGCGTCTGGGACGCCCGGGACGCGGAGGGCCGGTATTTCGTGCACGGCATGGTGGAGCGGGTCATGGCCGCGCCCCCCGGCGAGGTGGTCTTCGCCCATTACCTCTGGCAGAACCCCGGCGATTCCGCGCCACGGCGCAAGGTGGCCGCCCTGGTCTACTACGCGCCCTGGGACTGGGTCATCGGGGCCAGCATGTACGAGGATGATTATTTCGGGGTCCGGGAGAAGATCCTGTCCTCCCTGGGGGCCTTTCGGACCTCGCTTATCGGCGGCGGCGTCCTGGTCCTGGCGGTGATCATCCCCCTGGCCGTGTACACGGGCACGCGTTTGACCCGGCCCATCGAGACCATCACCGCCATTTCCCAGAAGATCGCCGCAGGCGACCTGCACGGCGCCGACGCTGATTTCAAGGAATTCACGCAGGACTGCCTGGGCAAGACGGTGGAGGAGATCGACGACCCGGGGGCCGAACTCCCCGCTTCCGAGACCGGCCGCCTCATCTTTTCCATCCGGCGCATGACCAGGAACCTGACCTCCCTGGTGCGCCAGGTCAGGGAATCCGGCATCCAGGTGACGGCCTCGGCCACACAGATCGCGGCCTCGGCCAAGGAGGTGGAGGCCACGGTGACCGAACAGGCCGCCTCCACCAGCGAGGTCAACGCCGTCAGCTCCCAGATATCCTCCACGTCCGTGGAACTGGTGGGCACGCTTCAGGATGTCGGGCGATCCGTGGCCGAGGCCGGGGCCATGGCCGGGCAGGGCCGCGAGGGGCTGGCGGGCATGGAAGGGGCCATGCGTCATCTGATGGACTCCACGGCCTTCGTCTCCTCCAAGCTGGCGGTCATAAGCGACAAGGCCAACACCATCGGCGCGGTGGTCACGGCCATCAACAAGGTGGCCGACCAGACCAACCTCCTTTCCTTAAACGCCGCCATCGAGGCCGAGAAGGCCGGGGAGTACGGCCGGGGCTTCTCCGTAGTGGCCCGGGAGATCCGCCGTCTGGCCGACCAGACCGCGGCGGCCGCCCTGGACATCGAGGGCATGGTCGGCCAGATGCAGTCCGCCGTGTCCGCCGAGGTCATGGAGATGGACAAGTTCTCCGAGGAGGTCCGGCGCGGCGTGATGGAGGTGGCGGCCATCAGCGCCCGCTTCGGGGAGATCATCGCCGGGGTCCAGGCCCTTTCGCCGCGCTTCGCGACGGTGGAGGAGGGCATGCGCACCCAAAGCCTGGGCGCGGGCCAGATCAGCGAGGCCATGGGGCAGCTTACGGTGGCTGCGGGCCAGACCAAGGATTCGATCATGGAATTCAACCATGCGGCCAAACGTCTTAACGAGGCCGTGCAGGGCCTGCAGGGCGAGGTCTCGAAATTCAGGCTCGAGGCCTGA
- a CDS encoding DUF169 domain-containing protein — translation MSTELFRQMQEYFMHHLRLMHYPVAIRYIFEQEALDRFKRDVPHYVPGKALTFCQAEIGARMEGLTVLMEKDRLGCANAKFVFGWKGLDEAEIKSHMKYVRDMDQAEAFVRSKPRLPEGKLVAVVVSPLADAFAPPHVVHFYCDNMQAYHLAVDWMSAMNVHPLKPSMTMNSAACGGNVQAYNTASMNIFLACSGSYNAGKTERGEINVAIPGEQLVLVMERLKKRVDDQGGASITRPGQPFPGADICKNCPLITFKKAGAEEAQA, via the coding sequence ATGAGCACCGAACTGTTCCGTCAGATGCAGGAATACTTCATGCATCACCTGCGGCTTATGCATTATCCGGTCGCCATCAGGTACATCTTCGAGCAGGAGGCACTCGACCGCTTCAAGCGCGACGTTCCCCACTATGTGCCGGGAAAGGCCCTGACGTTCTGTCAGGCGGAGATCGGCGCCCGCATGGAGGGGTTGACGGTGCTCATGGAAAAGGACCGCCTGGGGTGCGCCAACGCCAAGTTCGTCTTCGGCTGGAAGGGCCTGGACGAGGCCGAGATCAAAAGCCACATGAAATACGTGCGCGACATGGATCAGGCCGAGGCCTTCGTCAGATCCAAACCCCGCTTGCCGGAAGGCAAGCTTGTCGCCGTCGTGGTCTCGCCCTTGGCCGACGCCTTCGCCCCGCCGCATGTCGTGCATTTTTACTGCGACAACATGCAGGCCTACCACCTGGCCGTGGACTGGATGTCGGCGATGAACGTGCATCCCCTCAAGCCCTCCATGACCATGAACTCGGCGGCCTGCGGCGGCAACGTCCAGGCCTACAACACCGCCTCCATGAACATCTTCCTGGCCTGCAGCGGCAGCTACAACGCCGGAAAGACCGAACGCGGCGAAATCAACGTGGCCATCCCCGGCGAGCAGCTTGTCCTGGTCATGGAGCGGTTGAAGAAACGGGTCGACGATCAAGGCGGCGCATCCATCACCCGTCCGGGACAGCCGTTCCCCGGCGCGGACATCTGCAAGAACTGTCCGTTGATCACCTTCAAGAAGGCTGGCGCGGAGGAGGCCCAGGCCTAA
- a CDS encoding sigma-54-dependent Fis family transcriptional regulator: MIHESDEPCLKDCPDGIYMRSDPKVRECLAGVCRGRIVPLLSAMGQAISEQNDLSLALETLLGYMKSDMAVERAMINLHDREAGRIFIHKSMGLTEDEQARGVYFPGEGITGQVVESARPMVVPRISDEPSFLNRTGSLTRAADLDRSFVCVPILRGKKVLGSISAVRAYENPKLLEKHVDALVVVSYMLAQAVELYLVESADQERARRRHMAVPGGVRPPYAPPGVIGSSKPMLEVYSLLRKVARTRTTVLLLGESGVGKERLADAIHFGGQCASGPLIRFNCAALPESILESELFGHEKGSFTGATQSRKGRFEEADGGTIFLDEVGELSLAVQAKLLRVLQERSFERVGGNRTITVDIRIVAATNKDLAAMVAAGTFRQDLYFRLNVFPIMVPPLRDRGSDIITLAEHFTARYAGENGKPISRITTPALNMLMTYHWPGNVRELENVIHRAVILTEDDAIHGYNLPMSLQSPVFSGTDIQSGLEAKLAAIEYEMLVEALRLHRGNTTEAARELGLTRRTMGLRMKKYRLDYRDFRRAEPPAASRRLS; the protein is encoded by the coding sequence ATGATTCATGAGTCAGACGAGCCCTGCCTGAAAGACTGTCCCGACGGCATCTACATGCGAAGCGACCCCAAAGTCCGCGAATGCCTGGCCGGGGTGTGCCGGGGCAGGATCGTCCCCCTGTTGTCGGCCATGGGACAGGCCATCTCCGAGCAAAACGACCTCTCGTTGGCCCTGGAGACCCTGCTTGGTTATATGAAATCCGACATGGCCGTGGAGCGGGCCATGATCAACCTGCACGACCGGGAGGCGGGGCGGATATTCATCCACAAAAGCATGGGGCTGACCGAGGACGAACAGGCCCGGGGCGTCTACTTTCCGGGCGAGGGCATCACCGGCCAAGTGGTGGAGTCGGCCAGACCCATGGTCGTGCCGCGCATAAGCGACGAGCCGTCGTTTCTCAATCGCACCGGCAGCCTGACCCGCGCCGCCGACCTGGACCGGTCCTTCGTCTGCGTGCCGATTCTGCGCGGCAAAAAGGTCCTGGGCAGCATCAGCGCCGTCCGGGCCTACGAAAATCCCAAGCTCCTGGAAAAGCACGTGGACGCCCTGGTGGTGGTGTCCTACATGCTGGCCCAGGCCGTGGAGCTGTATCTGGTGGAGAGCGCGGATCAGGAGCGGGCCCGCCGCCGACACATGGCCGTGCCTGGCGGGGTGCGTCCGCCCTACGCCCCCCCGGGGGTCATCGGCTCGTCCAAGCCCATGCTGGAGGTCTATTCCCTGCTGCGCAAGGTGGCCCGGACCCGGACCACAGTGCTGCTATTGGGAGAAAGCGGCGTGGGCAAGGAACGTCTGGCCGACGCCATCCACTTCGGCGGCCAGTGCGCCTCGGGGCCGCTTATCAGGTTCAACTGCGCCGCCCTGCCCGAGAGCATCCTCGAGAGCGAGTTGTTCGGCCATGAAAAAGGCTCGTTCACCGGGGCCACCCAGTCGCGCAAGGGCCGCTTCGAGGAGGCCGACGGCGGCACGATCTTCCTGGACGAGGTGGGGGAGTTGTCCCTAGCCGTGCAGGCCAAGCTTCTGCGCGTGCTTCAGGAGCGCTCCTTCGAGCGGGTGGGCGGCAACAGGACCATCACCGTCGACATCCGCATCGTGGCCGCCACCAACAAGGACCTGGCCGCCATGGTCGCGGCCGGGACCTTCCGCCAGGATCTCTACTTCCGGCTCAACGTCTTCCCGATCATGGTCCCGCCGCTTCGTGACCGGGGCAGCGACATCATCACCCTGGCCGAGCACTTCACCGCCCGCTACGCCGGGGAAAACGGCAAGCCCATCAGCCGCATCACCACCCCGGCCCTGAACATGCTCATGACCTACCACTGGCCGGGCAACGTGCGCGAGCTTGAAAACGTCATCCACCGGGCCGTGATCCTGACCGAGGACGACGCCATCCACGGCTACAACCTGCCCATGTCCCTGCAATCCCCGGTCTTTTCCGGAACAGACATCCAAAGCGGCCTGGAGGCCAAGCTGGCGGCCATCGAATACGAGATGCTGGTCGAGGCCTTGCGCCTGCACCGGGGCAACACCACCGAGGCCGCCCGGGAACTGGGGCTCACCCGGCGCACCATGGGCCTGCGCATGAAAAAATACCGCCTGGACTACCGCGACTTCCGCCGGGCCGAACCCCCGGCCGCATCCCGTCGGCTTTCATAA
- the nifH gene encoding nitrogenase iron protein produces the protein MRKIAIYGKGGIGKSTTTQNTAAALAHFHDKKIFIHGCDPKADSTRLILGGKPQETLMDVLREQGAEKVTNEKVIKTGFKGIRCVESGGPEPGVGCAGRGVITAIDLMEANGAYTDDLDFVFFDVLGDVVCGGFAMPIRDGKAQEVYIVASGEMMAIYAANNICKGLVKFAKQSGVRLGGVICNSRKVDQEREFLEEFTAAIGTHMIHFVPRDNIVQKAEFNKKTVTEYDSTENQAQEYSELGRKIIENKHFVIPKPMTMDELEAMVVKYGIAD, from the coding sequence ATGCGCAAGATCGCCATCTATGGCAAGGGCGGCATCGGCAAGTCCACCACCACCCAGAACACGGCCGCCGCCCTGGCCCATTTTCACGACAAGAAGATTTTCATTCACGGCTGCGACCCCAAGGCCGACTCCACCCGTCTGATCCTGGGCGGCAAGCCCCAGGAAACGCTCATGGACGTCCTGCGCGAGCAAGGGGCGGAAAAGGTCACCAACGAGAAGGTGATCAAGACCGGATTCAAGGGAATCCGGTGCGTGGAGTCGGGCGGGCCGGAACCGGGCGTGGGCTGCGCCGGACGCGGCGTAATCACGGCTATCGATCTCATGGAGGCCAACGGGGCCTACACCGACGATCTGGACTTCGTATTCTTCGACGTCCTGGGCGACGTGGTGTGCGGCGGCTTCGCCATGCCGATTCGCGACGGCAAGGCCCAGGAGGTCTACATCGTGGCCTCGGGCGAGATGATGGCCATTTATGCCGCCAACAACATCTGCAAGGGCCTGGTCAAGTTCGCCAAACAAAGCGGCGTGCGCCTGGGCGGCGTCATCTGCAACAGCCGCAAGGTGGACCAGGAGCGGGAGTTTCTCGAGGAGTTCACGGCGGCCATCGGCACCCATATGATCCACTTTGTGCCCCGCGACAACATCGTGCAGAAGGCCGAATTCAACAAGAAGACCGTCACCGAATATGACTCCACGGAAAATCAGGCCCAGGAATACAGCGAACTTGGCCGCAAGATCATTGAAAACAAACACTTTGTGATCCCCAAGCCCATGACCATGGACGAATTGGAAGCCATGGTCGTCAAGTACGGCATCGCCGACTAA
- a CDS encoding P-II family nitrogen regulator: MKMIRAIVRPEASDTVADALAEAGFYTMTKLSAFGRGKQKGLTVGTMHYDELPKVMLMMVVADDSVEPILKIIKDSACTGNFGDGKVFVTPVEAAFTVRTGQMGL; the protein is encoded by the coding sequence ATGAAAATGATCAGGGCCATCGTTCGCCCGGAGGCGTCGGATACGGTCGCGGACGCCCTGGCCGAGGCCGGGTTCTACACCATGACCAAGTTAAGCGCCTTCGGGCGCGGCAAACAGAAAGGCCTGACCGTGGGGACCATGCACTACGATGAACTGCCCAAGGTGATGCTGATGATGGTCGTGGCCGACGACAGCGTGGAGCCGATCTTAAAGATAATCAAGGATTCCGCGTGTACCGGCAATTTCGGCGACGGCAAGGTATTCGTCACCCCCGTGGAAGCCGCCTTCACCGTGCGCACCGGCCAGATGGGCCTGTAA
- a CDS encoding P-II family nitrogen regulator, with protein sequence MKEIIAIIRPKKVGATKEALDALGFPSFMAMAVLGRGHQRGIAAEIGCEIPEHLLAQGRSGGMKYIPKRMLTLVVPDANADEVVRTIIAVNQTAQIGDGKIFISPVDDALRVRTDETGESAIL encoded by the coding sequence ATGAAAGAGATCATCGCCATCATCCGTCCCAAAAAGGTGGGGGCCACCAAGGAGGCCCTGGACGCCCTGGGATTTCCCAGCTTCATGGCCATGGCCGTCCTTGGTCGGGGGCATCAGCGCGGCATCGCGGCCGAGATCGGCTGCGAGATTCCCGAGCACCTCCTGGCCCAGGGCCGCAGCGGCGGCATGAAGTACATCCCCAAACGCATGCTGACCCTTGTCGTCCCTGACGCAAACGCGGACGAGGTGGTGAGGACCATCATCGCCGTCAACCAGACCGCCCAGATCGGCGACGGCAAGATATTCATCAGTCCGGTGGACGACGCCTTGCGGGTCAGAACCGACGAAACCGGCGAAAGCGCCATACTCTAA
- the anfD gene encoding nitrogenase iron-iron protein, alpha chain: MPHHLFKCSECIPERKQHAVIKGLGETLADALPLGYLNTIPGSISERGCAYCGAKHVIGTPMKDVIHLSHGPVGCTYDTWQTKRYISDNDNFQIKYTFATDMKEKHIVFGAEKLLKQTMLDAFKAMPHIKRMTIYQTCASALIGDDISAIAQEVMDELPEVDVFVCNSPGFGGPSQSGGHHKINIAWINQKVGTFEPEIKSDYVINYVGEYNIQGDQPIMDDYFKRMGIQVLSTFTGNGSYDDLRGMHRAHLNVLECARSAEYICNELRKRYGIPRLDIDGFGFGPLGASLRKVALFFGIEDRAKAIIDEETARWKPELDWYAARLEGKKVCLWPGGSKLWHWAHVIHDEMKLNVVSVYTKFGHQGDMEKGISRCEQGALAIDDPNELEGLEAMDMLKPDIIFTGKRPGEVAKKIRVPYLNAHAYHNGPWKGWEGWVRFARDIYNAIYSPIHELAKLDISKDEIPADKGFVTRRMLSDVNLPDEIRNSATMRPYSGDYDCLPNYMGKTYPYMEKTPAPSTAA, encoded by the coding sequence ATGCCACATCATCTGTTCAAGTGCAGCGAATGCATTCCGGAACGCAAGCAGCACGCCGTCATAAAAGGCCTCGGCGAGACCCTGGCCGACGCCCTGCCGCTGGGATATCTAAACACCATCCCCGGCTCCATCTCCGAACGCGGCTGCGCCTACTGCGGGGCCAAGCACGTCATCGGCACGCCCATGAAGGACGTGATCCACCTAAGCCACGGCCCCGTGGGCTGCACCTACGACACTTGGCAGACCAAACGCTACATCAGCGACAACGACAACTTCCAGATCAAGTACACCTTCGCCACGGACATGAAGGAAAAGCACATCGTGTTCGGGGCGGAAAAGCTCTTAAAGCAGACCATGCTCGACGCCTTCAAGGCCATGCCCCACATCAAGCGCATGACCATCTATCAGACCTGCGCCTCGGCGCTGATCGGCGACGACATAAGCGCCATCGCCCAGGAGGTCATGGACGAGCTGCCCGAGGTGGACGTCTTCGTGTGCAACTCTCCGGGCTTCGGAGGCCCCAGCCAGTCCGGCGGCCACCACAAGATCAACATCGCCTGGATCAACCAAAAAGTCGGCACCTTCGAGCCCGAGATCAAAAGCGACTACGTGATCAACTACGTAGGCGAATACAACATCCAGGGCGACCAGCCGATCATGGACGACTACTTCAAGCGCATGGGCATCCAGGTGCTGTCCACCTTCACCGGCAACGGCTCCTACGACGACCTGCGCGGCATGCACCGGGCCCACCTCAATGTCCTGGAATGCGCCCGTTCGGCGGAGTACATCTGCAATGAACTCAGGAAGCGCTACGGCATCCCGCGCCTGGACATCGACGGGTTTGGGTTCGGGCCGCTTGGGGCCTCGCTTCGCAAGGTGGCGCTTTTTTTTGGCATCGAGGATCGGGCCAAGGCCATCATCGATGAGGAGACGGCCCGCTGGAAGCCGGAGCTGGACTGGTATGCGGCCAGGCTCGAAGGTAAAAAAGTCTGCCTGTGGCCCGGCGGCTCCAAGCTGTGGCACTGGGCGCATGTCATCCACGACGAGATGAAGCTCAACGTGGTCTCGGTCTACACCAAGTTCGGGCACCAGGGAGACATGGAAAAGGGCATCTCGCGCTGTGAGCAAGGGGCCCTGGCCATCGACGATCCCAACGAACTGGAAGGCCTTGAGGCCATGGACATGCTCAAACCCGACATCATCTTCACGGGCAAGCGGCCGGGCGAAGTGGCCAAGAAAATCCGCGTGCCGTACCTAAACGCCCACGCCTACCACAACGGCCCCTGGAAGGGCTGGGAAGGATGGGTGCGGTTTGCCCGCGACATCTATAACGCCATCTATTCACCCATTCACGAACTGGCCAAGCTCGACATCAGCAAGGACGAGATTCCGGCGGACAAGGGATTCGTCACCCGGCGCATGCTCTCCGATGTCAATCTTCCGGACGAGATCCGTAACTCCGCAACGATGCGTCCCTACTCCGGCGACTACGACTGCCTGCCCAATTACATGGGAAAGACGTACCCCTACATGGAAAAAACGCCAGCCCCGTCGACGGCGGCGTAG
- the anfG gene encoding Fe-only nitrogenase subunit delta, translated as MDDLRTERIEQLLDYIMKKCLWQFHSRAWDRKDQNENILTKTKQLLCDEKVTLETPADRCYWVDAVLLAEAFRERYGWLGGLSRDDIADIMQGLHDRLDYLTITGSLNKELTDQHY; from the coding sequence ATGGACGACCTGCGCACCGAACGTATCGAGCAACTCCTGGACTATATCATGAAGAAGTGCCTGTGGCAGTTCCACTCCCGGGCCTGGGACCGCAAGGACCAAAACGAGAACATTCTGACCAAGACCAAACAGCTCCTATGCGACGAGAAGGTGACCTTGGAGACCCCGGCGGATCGTTGCTACTGGGTGGACGCGGTGCTTCTGGCCGAGGCCTTCCGGGAACGCTACGGCTGGCTTGGCGGGCTTTCCAGGGACGACATTGCGGATATCATGCAGGGTCTACACGATCGGCTGGACTATCTGACCATCACTGGCTCGCTCAACAAGGAACTCACAGACCAGCACTATTAA